A genomic window from Micromonospora sp. WMMA1947 includes:
- a CDS encoding ABC transporter permease, with the protein MSELSYPPAVPGPDVEAVPGPPGRPGEFVGRSPGRLAWMRLRRDRTARASAVTLAVAALVALGAPLLGRLTGIDPTDKFVDRLNDFGMPIGYAGGISSDHWLGLEPGSGRDILMQLVYGLRTSLFIAFASALLASGIGVAVGVLAGWARGWLDGVVNWLIDLTLAFPFLIFALAVIPILQDRFYSDREAPSPAFRVALIVATFGLFSWTYTARLVRGQVISLREREFVDAARAAGAGTAHILLRQLLPNIWAPILVTVSLMVPQFIAIEAALAFVNIGVTEPTPDLGRMIFNSIGYVASDPWYTLFPGLTVFLLVLAFNLLGDALRDALDPRSTR; encoded by the coding sequence ATGAGCGAACTGTCGTACCCACCGGCCGTCCCCGGCCCCGACGTCGAGGCCGTTCCCGGCCCGCCCGGCCGGCCCGGCGAATTCGTCGGCCGGTCACCCGGCCGGCTCGCCTGGATGCGGCTCAGACGCGACCGTACGGCCCGGGCCAGCGCCGTCACACTCGCCGTCGCCGCCCTGGTCGCGCTCGGCGCGCCACTGCTGGGACGGCTCACCGGAATCGACCCGACCGACAAGTTCGTCGACCGGCTCAACGATTTCGGAATGCCGATCGGGTACGCCGGCGGAATCAGCTCCGACCATTGGCTCGGACTCGAGCCCGGCAGCGGCCGGGACATCCTGATGCAGCTGGTCTACGGCCTGCGGACGTCGTTGTTCATCGCGTTCGCCTCGGCGCTGCTGGCCTCCGGAATCGGTGTCGCGGTCGGTGTGCTCGCCGGGTGGGCCAGAGGCTGGCTGGACGGCGTCGTCAACTGGCTGATCGACCTCACGCTCGCGTTCCCGTTCCTCATCTTCGCCCTCGCGGTCATCCCGATCCTGCAGGACCGCTTCTACTCCGACCGGGAGGCGCCGTCGCCCGCCTTCCGGGTGGCCCTGATCGTCGCCACCTTCGGCCTTTTCAGCTGGACGTACACCGCGCGGCTGGTCCGCGGCCAGGTGATCTCGCTGCGGGAGCGCGAGTTCGTCGACGCGGCCCGGGCCGCCGGCGCCGGCACCGCGCACATCCTGCTGCGGCAGCTGCTGCCGAACATCTGGGCGCCGATCCTGGTCACCGTCTCGCTGATGGTGCCGCAGTTCATCGCCATCGAGGCGGCGCTGGCGTTCGTCAACATCGGCGTCACCGAACCCACGCCCGACCTGGGCCGCATGATCTTCAACAGCATCGGCTACGTCGCGAGCGACCCCTGGTACACCCTGTTCCCCGGGTTGACGGTCTTCCTGCTGGTCCTGGCGTTCAACCTGCTCGGCGACGCGCTGCGCGACGCGCTGGATCCCCGCTCCACCCGGTAG
- a CDS encoding SSI family serine proteinase inhibitor: MPFARRTAALALAAALGGLAAPASPAQAAPRPGPQTPSVLLLTVDDGAGVRATVLTCGPTGGLHPDPITACRLVARVDGDLDALDVDGAPCTSQYAPVVARAVGFWQNRPVAYTRTFANACLMQRTTASLFTF; encoded by the coding sequence ATGCCCTTCGCCCGACGTACCGCCGCACTGGCCCTGGCCGCCGCGCTCGGCGGCCTCGCCGCGCCGGCCTCCCCCGCGCAGGCCGCGCCGCGCCCCGGCCCGCAGACCCCCTCGGTGCTGCTGCTCACCGTCGACGACGGCGCCGGCGTGCGCGCCACGGTGCTGACCTGCGGGCCGACCGGCGGCCTGCACCCCGACCCGATCACCGCCTGCCGGCTCGTCGCCCGTGTCGACGGTGACCTGGACGCGCTCGACGTGGACGGCGCGCCGTGCACGTCGCAGTACGCCCCGGTGGTCGCCCGCGCCGTGGGCTTCTGGCAGAACCGCCCGGTCGCCTACACCCGGACGTTCGCCAACGCCTGCCTGATGCAGCGCACCACCGCCTCCCTCTTCACCTTCTGA
- a CDS encoding pentapeptide repeat-containing protein, whose amino-acid sequence MGTVVVESGVAGGGRELRADCSRCAGVCCVAPAFTASADFAIDKPAGRPCPNLGADFRCGIHTELRQRGFPGCTVFDCFGAGQHLTGHTFAGRDWRADPATAQRMFDSFAVLRPLHELLWYLTEAVRLTPPGPLRDELAAALDETGRLTDGTPDELLALDVDAHRDRANRLLSRAAERAHAGKAGPDRRGAMLIGVDLRRTPLAGANLRGACLIGADLRGVRLGAADLTGADLRGADLRGADLSECLFTHQSQLDAARGDHRTVLPPGLRRPAHWTLTLTPARPQPRQRRRQPR is encoded by the coding sequence ATGGGGACCGTGGTGGTGGAGTCGGGCGTGGCGGGCGGCGGGCGGGAGTTGCGGGCGGACTGTTCGCGCTGCGCCGGGGTCTGCTGCGTCGCGCCGGCGTTCACCGCGTCGGCCGACTTCGCCATCGACAAGCCCGCCGGGCGGCCCTGCCCGAACCTGGGCGCCGACTTCCGCTGCGGCATCCACACCGAGCTGCGGCAACGCGGCTTCCCCGGTTGCACAGTGTTCGACTGTTTCGGTGCCGGACAGCACCTCACCGGGCACACGTTCGCCGGCCGCGACTGGCGGGCCGACCCGGCCACCGCGCAACGGATGTTCGACAGCTTCGCGGTGCTGCGGCCGCTGCACGAGCTGCTGTGGTACCTGACCGAGGCGGTACGCCTGACCCCGCCCGGGCCGCTGCGCGACGAGCTGGCCGCCGCGCTGGACGAGACCGGCCGGCTCACCGACGGCACCCCCGACGAGCTGCTCGCACTCGACGTCGACGCACACCGGGACCGGGCCAACCGGCTGCTGTCCCGCGCCGCCGAGCGGGCCCACGCCGGAAAGGCCGGGCCGGACCGCCGGGGCGCGATGCTGATCGGGGTGGACCTGCGCCGTACCCCGCTGGCCGGGGCGAACCTGCGCGGCGCCTGCCTGATCGGGGCCGACCTGCGGGGCGTACGCCTCGGCGCCGCCGACCTGACCGGCGCGGACCTGCGCGGGGCCGACCTGCGCGGCGCGGACCTGAGCGAGTGCCTGTTCACGCACCAGTCGCAGCTCGACGCCGCGCGCGGCGACCACCGCACGGTCCTGCCGCCGGGGCTACGCCGCCCGGCCCACTGGACCCTGACGCTGACCCCGGCCCGCCCCCAGCCCCGGCAGCGCCGCCGCCAGCCCCGCTGA
- a CDS encoding preprotein translocase YidC, whose protein sequence is MGYRARDGEEPVDPAHAEDEAGQVPLVQTAADTDVPAPAPGTPKPDEVTEDNGSGMAGGASGSSSGGSSMPTHPDAAR, encoded by the coding sequence GTGGGGTATCGGGCACGCGACGGTGAGGAGCCGGTCGACCCGGCGCACGCCGAGGACGAGGCCGGGCAGGTTCCGCTGGTGCAGACGGCAGCGGACACCGACGTGCCGGCGCCCGCCCCCGGCACGCCGAAACCGGACGAGGTGACCGAGGACAACGGATCCGGCATGGCGGGCGGCGCCTCCGGCAGCAGCTCGGGCGGCTCCTCGATGCCGACCCACCCGGACGCGGCCCGCTGA